A portion of the Lolium rigidum isolate FL_2022 chromosome 1, APGP_CSIRO_Lrig_0.1, whole genome shotgun sequence genome contains these proteins:
- the LOC124682698 gene encoding uncharacterized protein LOC124682698 → MAAEFGWWPMSPWLSPGAAWFIFFNVLVGAIALMSSSREQQQQDGRESGARRRLARTASTVVLDSLRSISIFSFHSAGDYSVACSAPAPALHHVQEQYHTFQEQEPQKEEAAAASVAEEESMALPQSAPGAAAAAPTASPAASESQVEDDDSSISLDEAYALARAKRQPPAAAAADKVPAKKEAAADAKARAVGCGRGAEEAEGKAEVNARAEQFIRQFREELKLERINSILNYTSALRRGAGAAPR, encoded by the coding sequence ATGGCGGCCGAGTTCGGGTGGTGGCCGATGTCGCCGTGGCTGAGCCCTGGCGCGGCGTGGTTCATCTTCTTCAACGTCCTCGTCGGCGCCATCGCGCTCATGTCGTCGTCccgggagcagcagcagcaggacggCCGCGAGTCGGGCGCCCGGCGCAGGCTGGCTCGCACCGCCTCGACCGTCGTTCTCGACAGCCTGCGCTCGATCTCCATCTTCTCCTTCCACTCCGCGGGGGACTACAGCGTCGCCTGCtctgcgccggcgccggcgctccaCCACGTGCAAGAACAGTACCACACGTTCCAAGAACAAGAACCACagaaggaggaggcggcagcggcATCGGTGGCCGAAGAAGAAAGCATGGCCTTGCCGCAGAGCGCGCCTGGCGCTGCGGCGGCAGCACCAACCgcgtccccggcggcgtcggagagCCAGGTGGAAGACGACGACTCCTCCATCAGCTTGGACGAGGCATACGCGCTGGCGCGCGCAAAGCGGCAGCCACCAGCGGCTGCCGCTGCCGATAAGGTGCCGGCCaaaaaggaggcggcggcggatgccAAGGCGCGAGCCGTCGGGTGCGGGCGGGGAGCAGAGGAGGCGGAAGGGAAGGCGGAGGTGAACGCGCGGGCGGAGCAGTTCATCCGGCAGTTCCGAGAGGAGCTCAAGCTGGAGCGCATCAACTCCATCCTCAACTACACCAGCGCGCTGCGCCGCGGCGCCGGGGCGGCGCCACGGTAG